In Trichoderma asperellum chromosome 1, complete sequence, a single window of DNA contains:
- a CDS encoding uncharacterized protein (TransMembrane:1 (o12-31i)) codes for MMALFDIGVWPINLGTVTTVTAGFLALSFVFRYTSGKKVHPSEPIVIQPWVPLIGHLVGMALHGGRYIKQLGLSYPEEPILTLPVPGSRIYVVTEPSLAASVQRNTKTLSMSPLLPEITQRVLGLDERTYHVIGQNLDPEPGEPRGFFADIHDWVYTSLGPGEYVNTLSCEAAQELCLQLRERIGLLDKAIDAPQPINLLAWTRHMVTVGTAKYLFGPHNPIAEDPDLEHAFWAFDHGLAGLLIGILPSVIAPKAYSGREKLSAAFRRYLDAGHLESASSIVQGRARIEKEYGMSTDMTARSALSFLFAGIVNTTTTTFWTVLRIFADATLLAEARQEIRRALELSSQRTGPGSLSIGIVKEICTTLAAVYKESLRTGSENFSVRMIKEDTMLADRYFLKKGAVVQISGGVIHANRSIWGQDAEDFNPDRFLKEKSRGDGFHPAAFRGFGGGKTLCPGRDFATNEILMFAAMIIHAVDLAAPGGGSISVPKKNDRVMPVHILEPKYFPEVIVRPRAEEAETLGQLRVVM; via the exons ATGATGGCGCTGTTTGACATTGGGGTTTGGCCTATAAACTTGGGCACTGTCACCACTGTCACCGCTGGCTTTCTGGCCTTGTCTTTCGTTTTCCGCTATACTTCAGGGAAAAAGGTGCATCCAAGCGAGCCAATAGTTATTCAGCCATGGGTTCCTCTCATAGGCCATTTGGTGGGAATGGCGCTGCATGGCGGCCGATATATCAAACAGCTTGG TTTGTCTTACCCCGAAGAGCCCATCCTGACTTTGCCTGTGCCGGGATCTCGAATTTATGTCGTTACGGAGCCGTCCTTGGCTGCTAGTGTTCAGCGTAATACAAAAACGCTATCCATGTCACCTCTGCTGCCAGAGATAACACAGCGGGTGCTTGGGCTTGACGAGAGGACCTATCATGTTATTGGCCAAAATCTGGATCCAGAGCCGGGCGAGCCACGGGGATTCTTTGCTGACATCCATGACTGGGTGTATACCTCCCTAGGACCAGGTGAATATGTAAATACGCTGAGCTGTGAAGCTGCCCAGGAACTATGTCTTCAGCTACGTGAAAGAATTGGCCTTCTTGATAAGGCTATTGATGCCCCTCAGCCTATTAATCTTTTGGCCTGGACTCGCCATATGGTAACCGTTGGCACGGCGAAATATCTCTTTGGACCCCATAATCCCATTGCTGAGGACCCCGACCTAGAGCATGCGTTCTGGGCATTTGATCACGGCCTTGCGGGGTTACTTATTGGAATATTGCCATCCGTCATAGCACCTAAGGCGTATAGCGGCCGTGAGAAGCTGTCCGCTGCGTTCCGCAGGTATTTGGATGCTGGTCATTTAGAGTCAGCGTCATCAATTGTACAGGGTAGAGCCCGgatagaaaaagaatatggcATGAGCACAGACATGACGGCTCGCTCAGCTTtatcctttctttttgccgGTATCGTAAACACGACAACCACAACGTTCTGGACAGTATTACGAATATTTGCGGATGCAACGCTACTCGCTGAGGCGCGCCAGGAGATCCGCCGGGCGCTGGAGCTTAGTAGCCAACGCACTGGACCGGGCTCACTGAGCATTGGAATAGTTAAAGAAATTTGTACCACGCTCGCTGCTGTTTATAAAGAGAGCCTGCGCACCGGATCGGAGAATTTCTCTGTTCGCATGATCAAAGAGGACACGATGCTGGCTGATCGATACTTCTTGAAGAAGGGTGCTGTTGTACAGATCTCTGGAGGCGTTATCCATGCTAATCGTTCGATTTGGGGCCAAGATGCTGAAGACTTCAACCCGGATAGGTTTCTTAAGGAAAAGAGTAGAGGTGATGGGTTTCACCCAGCGGCATTTCGTGGATTCGGCGGTGGCAAGACATTGTGCCCTGGTCGTGACTTTGCGACTAACGAGATTCTCATGTTTGCAGCCATGATTATCCACGCAGTTGACTTGGCTGCACCTGGAGGCGGTAGCATTTCTGTCCCAAAGAAGAATGATCGGGTGATGCCTGTTCATATCCTTGAACCGAAATATTTCCCCGAGGTTATCGTCAGGCCAAGGGCAGAGGAAGCTGAGACTTTGGGCCAACTTAGAGTGGTGATGTAA